Below is a genomic region from Culicoides brevitarsis isolate CSIRO-B50_1 chromosome 2, AGI_CSIRO_Cbre_v1, whole genome shotgun sequence.
ttttttgagattgttgtttctttttttaattttcgtactTCTTATTTATCTTCGTGCATTGGAAAACGAGCAAGTAGCGTATTCAAGGTAAACAATTTTGAAGGCCAAGTTCAAtcattcattaatattttgcttggtttTGGTTCAATTACTGTTTGTTCATTCACTTTGGTGTACTTTTCATCGAGATAATTATGATCGTGCGTAATTTGCTGTAGCTAATATTTGATTAGATGAAAATACAAGACATCAACACGCACTTTCACTATCTTTCAATGCAAAAAGTGCGAACGCCTTGTATTTTGtagaataatttaatacatacatattataactttttataataataagacgaaacttagattttttttttcattcaaattttcaaaatttttaattttcagtaatttaattattattgaaacagAATTTgtctccaaaaattttaaaattacataagTGACGCGCAAAAacgattgaattttaataaagtgaCTCATATaacattttatgataataatataggTTACAATAGTAACCCAAACAACATGCAGATGCTCAATCTCATTAATACTAACAAAACTGGaaagatctaaaatttatacaaaaatacttGGAAATATTTATAGTGGTTTTAACTTTTAACGGTCAGTtggtttttaaacaaaaaattatgtgtgACCCTTAAAAGTTAACTAAAACCACGGTGAATCATTTTCGCATGaggtcaatttattttacttgactttaaatttaagataacTTCCAAGTGTAGTCaccgtaaaatttaattatttgcacGAAAACTTGCATCTATTTTACAGTTTTTATAAtgcaaaaagcatttttttactttttataagaCAACACCGAGAAAGACAAACCCATgcgaatattttgaattttttattaaatgaatgatTGAACTGGTAATATATTATAGTGTTGTGTTCaaagttgttgttattataagttgtgaaaatataaaaaaatggtaTATTAACACACAAAACTTACGTAAATATCCATCACAGTAATTTAGCACACATGATAGTGTCACTaccactaaaaaattaaattgtctaTAATACATTTTCCAGTTTCCTTCTGTTTTCTTCTCGTATAGGAGTATTCTTTGTATCGTTTTAACAGAAGAAACCAAATTCACTGTCTCTAATTTCCACCAAttctaagttttaattttttcctcggtttaaaaaaaatattttatctgctcaaacactttaaaatttaaaaaataatttaattcaaaaaaaaaaatttggactaaatatttttgtctcttcCACCTTTCCGAGACTACAGCCACCGACCAAttgattagtttttaaagaaaaagaagtaGTTTTGTGTCTGTCTTTGGATATTTTATGCACACACATCCATATATACATTACTATACTGAATGTTGCTGTTCGTGtagctttttttataaaaaaaaagtaacgaaaaatTGCTTGTGTGTTATAATATCTTCATACCCATGTATGACGTGCATATGACGCTTATGTTTACTTATCCGTTActgcttttaatttatttattattataaataatatgttTCTCGTACAAATTTATCTCCCTTGTTTGAACGTATTTGTGAGGCGGAGTGCAACTCAAACGCGCAATTTTGAGTGCAATCGCTATGAATTTCTATTGCTTGTTCGAAATGAACGTTAAGTGTAAGATGATCTGAAAACGTCCTTACtcaatagaaattaaattgctttacgaaaatttgaataaaaattgtgaatgtctgtttttttttttttattgtttgttttttcaaagtCATCGAAAGATATTCTTGATTTACTTTTTAgataggtattttttttttttttttttgcaaaaaaaaaacaaattagcaTATTAGCAAGATTTTCTCGATTCGCTCTTGACGATatcatttgacattttttttgaaacaaaaaaatatatatatatataaaaaaaaatagagttcATTCAAACTTTGTTggcattcaaaaatattttaattttttaatttatattttaattctatCACAAAGTACTTAAACTATTTTTACAATTCTGGTGGGAACATATCCTCGACGGTTGCATCTCGAAGGACATTGTTAATAATATCTGTAAACTTTTCTGACAAACTATTCTCTAATCCGGGCACAAGATCcgccaaaaatatttgagagtTTTCATTAATGACGCGATTTCCAAGTTGTCCCAACACTTCGTCaccattgaataaattttcgagaTAAAATTTAGCTTCTGGAATATTGATACGAACTTGAATCCGACGGAATCGAACATAATTTTTGCCATCCTTAGGTTCGACGTAGCCACGAACACGTACACGAGCGCGAGagttttctacaaaaaaaggtttagttgtaaatttagaataatttgTATAAACCACAAAACTCACTGAAATATCCTTTTGTGTTTCCTTTTCCTTTGATGTCAACGATCGCCAAACGAACATTCAGTGAATATTTTGACGTGAATTCCAGCTTTGGCAGAGTTAGGATAAAATCAaaggttaatttttcaaggtcaGCCACTCTGTGAaatggtttaaaataaaactaaataaataaaactgacTCAGATGTTGTTATAAATGCGTCCAGAACTTTTTTatctttgttttaaaaaatggatgtaatttgaataaattttgcataaaatcgtGCTACTTAAACGATTATCGGTCGTCTATCAGTCGTCGTTGTACTAATAAATTATGCAAATCACTTTGAAACACTAAACTAGCACTTTCGTGAAACTTACTTGATATCCTCTAAAATCCATTTTCCTGGACCATTAACACTGATATCGGTGAAGTTGGCTTTAAAGTCTTTTCCCCGGTCCATGTAAATTCCGTCCAGCAGCAGTGGCTCAAGTTTTGGCACTTTGAAATCATCACCCCAATTTCCTGTAGCTAAATTGGTGCGTAGCTTTTCAACGGATGCTCGAATACAATCACGTGGATTGGGGTCTTTTCGTGAACATCGTTCAATTACACTTGCtggaaaaaagatttttcaagaattgttgaattaaatttaacacatcaaaaatttatcacactTACGTAGCTTAGCATAAGAAAATCCtaaattaactaaaactaATAgtatcagaaaattatttaacttaaaatacatTGTTCTCTATTTTcacaaattgaatttaaagttcgttttcattcaaaaaaattgtataaggatatttttgaaatcacTTTGAAggagagaaaaacttttttaaatgtttattttaacaatgCTGAGAACAaactaaaattacaattagATCTTGACACTATTTATATTAAACCGGTGTAGTAATATCTATGATTTTTACAGTACACACGAACATCGCAATTGATATTACCTACTACACTACCTGAAAGCAAATTAATTGTATGCATTTCGAGTCGATAGTCAATATCTACAGCTGTAATGCGTCGATAGAATCTTGTGTGCCGATAatgcattttaataatatttattattaaaaataatgtttttttctcaatcgGGGTGACTTTGCGTTAAACTTTTTATAGCAGTGTAGTGAGAATGACCCACccaattcaataatattttgacaagaattttttttaagtagacACGTTTTTActtgtcatgtttttttttgcgattacATTGAATCCAGAGAGCAAAGAAATCGAAAGTTCAGTACTCTTCCTTACTCTATATAAAAATCGCACTCTTGTCGACTGTATCATTAGACATGCTAATTTCTCACAAGAATATGTACATtcatttgcgttttttttttcattataaattacTAGATGCTTTAAACTTAATATTCACTTGTATATTATTTAGATGCAGACAAAGACAAGAGTTTGTTCACCGACGACAAAGGAGCCAAGAAATCGGTAGTCACCCTGTAATTGCATTATACCAAAAGcaatttccaaaataaatgtttagtCAACAGGTGTAAAATAACTTGTAACAAATGATAAACATTCTTGCGGAAATATAACTTGTTGAACACCAAAATAGTGTATTGACACTTGCTAGAAAGAACAATAAACTGGTTTTGACTTTACAAATATTGCACATGGAAAATGTATGTATGTTACTACATTTTATTGGAAGATTTAAGtgagacaagaaaaatattgttcaatttACGGACAAAACGTGACTGCAATTTATATCAGTTGACATCTTTCACGCATACATATGCAACATAATTCAAGTTATGCGCTTTACCGAAGAatatcaacaaacaaaaaaaccgGAAACTGTTGAAATTAAAAGCGAATTTTCGcattgacattttatttattagctgTTTGTCAGTGTTGCTTTTCTGATCGAGGTGTGagataaaacataaattggTTGCGTCAattctgaatttaaaaaagtttaaaaaatagacggaaaattattcaaattgattttttaaaaatatccaaaaacattaaaaaataacaaaataaatgaacttcTTCTCTAATCATGAAAATCCTGAtgggacgaaaaaaaataaatttattcgccttagctaattaaaagtagaaaacaaaaaaaaaactaaacgctcaaaaattatcttatttgGTTTCATTATGTCAATGTAGATCATTGACCCATGCACGATTTAATTCTATTTCTACTCCAAATGCAGTTACAATTcacatcaacaaaaatatataactaCTATTTGCatacattacaaaaaaattaacaacatcAAGTTTGCCGCATGCTTCTAATTAgcgttttaaatatataattataacaGGTTAAGTAGTTCGATAAAGTTAATTCATAATCATGACACTGataatctctttttttatgaacgtGACTTGATGAAAGCTAATCAAGATGTCTTCTCGGACTTACTGAACCATTCAATGAAGatgtcataaatattttttttattaaaaactgcaCGTGATTAAGACAAAAAGTAACTTtaatgcaagtttttttttatgtgttcatAGATAAGATGAGTAATTATGGTATCACTATCTATCAActtaattggaaaattttaaatcgcgTAGTAATTCTTAATCGTAACTTCTACGACGAACGAcatgttttgaaaactttaaaatcgcATGCATTGCATACGCGTGTGAGACGTTCTGATTTAGCCAAAAAATGTAGTTCAAGGTAAGTTCAAGATTATTATCTCGACTCTATAACGTCT
It encodes:
- the LOC134829938 gene encoding protein takeout-like isoform X1, with the protein product MYFKLNNFLILLVLVNLGFSYAKLPSVIERCSRKDPNPRDCIRASVEKLRTNLATGNWGDDFKVPKLEPLLLDGIYMDRGKDFKANFTDISVNGPGKWILEDIKVADLEKLTFDFILTLPKLEFTSKYSLNVRLAIVDIKGKGNTKGYFKNSRARVRVRGYVEPKDGKNYVRFRRIQVRINIPEAKFYLENLFNGDEVLGQLGNRVINENSQIFLADLVPGLENSLSEKFTDIINNVLRDATVEDMFPPEL
- the LOC134829938 gene encoding protein takeout-like isoform X2 — its product is MSPSVIERCSRKDPNPRDCIRASVEKLRTNLATGNWGDDFKVPKLEPLLLDGIYMDRGKDFKANFTDISVNGPGKWILEDIKVADLEKLTFDFILTLPKLEFTSKYSLNVRLAIVDIKGKGNTKGYFKNSRARVRVRGYVEPKDGKNYVRFRRIQVRINIPEAKFYLENLFNGDEVLGQLGNRVINENSQIFLADLVPGLENSLSEKFTDIINNVLRDATVEDMFPPEL